Part of the Ziziphus jujuba cultivar Dongzao chromosome 8, ASM3175591v1 genome is shown below.
agtatgtttatatatatatatatatatgtgtgtctttttccttcttttttttaatttttttctgaaaCTTTTCCTATCAGTCAGTCATTACGTATGTAATGTATACtgcatttgtttgtttttatttgtgtaATCGGcgtgttttctttttgaattgtattcgttaagtaattttttttttttaacgttcTAATTCTTTTAACTTGAATTTCATTtacacaaatatttttaaaataaaattttactagcataaattgtcaaaattttcttgtaaagagaaattcatgtaccgaagtatttaaaaaaaataattacggattaaaataccaaaatatgttCCATTCAATTATCcattatagtttatatatatatatgtttatatatatataaatatgattgcATGTGATTCAGAACTGCCATGGCCAAAAAGGAAGAACCAGATAAATCAAGAACCAGAGGGAAGTTTCATCTCTAATTATTCAGTACACCGGTGCACGTGCACACTCACTCACATAGGAACATATGCACCGGATGCACCCAAGGACTTTCTCGTAATTAGGAAGGGACTGTGTTTTAGTTTGCCATTTGTACTTTGTTTGACCCCGCCTCTACCATGTGGTGTATTATGCACCTTAGGATCAGACCCACTGCCACGTGGTGCTATCATGTTAAGTTAGCAGCAAGGCAATATAGCTAACTATTAACTTGGTACAAATATTCACCTATTCCCGTGTACTACTGAGTCTTTTGGattattattcttatattattttttttttttgataattactCCTTGaattttttctggtttttgtgGATGTAAACATTCTTTTAGGACGAAAGAAGGAGAATATTTGATATCTAGTTTTGCTTTTTGGTGGTTCTCAGAACAGTTCACTTTACTAATTTGGCTGCTTgtgtttcctttctttttcttctcggggatttttcataaaaaataaataaataatgataacaaatataaaatccTGTGCACCAAACACAATCTGTGGccattttcctatatatatatatatatatatatatatatatatatatatatatatatatatatatatatatatatatatatatatatatatatatatatatatatgtgtgtgtgtgtgtgtgtgttttggttACATAACTTGAAAGTGttatattgtattatatatactagaaaattcttttttatttttaaaatattttatttttattttgttttttaaattaccAAGTCACAAACAAACCAAGGTGGATTGCGAAATTAATTAGTCTTTCAAGACTCTGAAGAATCTAAAAAGGGGTAGATTGATACACTGGGAGTTTATTCTATTGAGATTCTGCAAAGATGTGACAAAGAATTTGTTCTGTAACTGCAATGTTTTGTCCTGGAAAAGGAAGTTCCATATCTTGAACAAATTCTCTCTGTTTGTTATGGTCCAGACTTAGAAGAATGTGGAACCTTTGAGACAGCccctttaaaatcaaattgaacaacaATTATTTGCTATGTGGTGATAAATACCACTACTGTGGTTGTCAATTACTGGATTCTGTGTCAGTAAATTGAGCTACAACATATatgttttcatatttttttaataccctCATatctatgtattttatttagtagcaaagagtattttttttttaattgtcaatAATTAAGATACTCATAAGAATTTAGGTCATAGTGGAAAGTGTAAAGTTAAGATAattgataattttgaatttttctagCCTGTTCTATTTACACTAAAGTTGCATTTTGCTGCTTTTGCTTTCTTGGTAGGTCAGATATTCTGCTTAGTTTCTGTCGGTGCTTTTGTTCTGTAACTGTAAATATGCTTGgctttgttcttttttcattttcagcGTAGGAAAATTCTGAGCCATGaataaaaaaggacaaaaattaaaggttataaattatttttttgcttgtatctatagttttaaaatttatccgTTTAGCCTTCTTAGTTAGAAAAATCCACTAATAAGTAACGTGAAATGCTTGCTTCGATGCTTTAAATTGTTCAGATATAAATTAATCATATCTAGTAGGAGAAACTGTAGTCAATAATCATAAaactttttcttcaaaatttgtaTATGATAAACGTCATTTCTGTGTGCTCATTTTAGATtgatatacaatattatttagcCTAATTTTTATAGGTTTGCGTTAATCCTGCGTTATCTATTTTTATAAGAGAATATTAGTAGAATAAATCATTGAATGATGTTAATTGTTGCCTTTAGGCTATCAAAACATTTAGCAAGTTCCGATGACAGTTTTTACTTGTCGACGTTTCCTTATATTTTATTCTGTCAGTCTTGGATGTATAATGACAGTTTGTGACACTCCCTTTTTCTTGTTGGTTTTGTTTTATCATCACTCTAATAATTTCATacataatgtattttattttatttgttattattattattattattattattatttgttcttcTTGACCTCAGGGAAACAATACAAAGTTGCAGAATATTACAAGAAACAAGAAAGGCTTCTTGAAGGGTTCAATGAGATGGAGACCATGACTGAGATGGGTGGTTTGCCAGATGGCCCTACTGAGGTTGGTTGTGCTGGTGCTCTCTAATTTTCTCATTGCCGGTCAAATTTGGACATTGAATTGGTTTGGGAAATTTCTTTAGCATTGCTCTGgatattatttgcaaattattgagtagaaattgaaatatatatgtacatatacatatggTGCAGAAGTAGCAAAAGTTTTAGCGGCCATAACACAGGGCATTGAATGGAATTCGCTGAGAAAATGAACCAAACAATATTAGTGCTAAGCTGATAAACATAATTGGCTCCATTTTCTATCAGCTTAAATTTCGAAAATTATATCACTTAAACCTAATTATCCATTATAGGTTTCCTTATCCCATGTTTACACATGGGGAAGGTTCATGTTTATCATATTAGcttgatatttttttagattGATGGCAACTTGATATGTTCAAATTTCTTAATCTTGAAAATTTTTGAGCTTGTCGATAATGGAATGAATTGTGGCATCGTTTTTAGGATGAAATGAAGCAGCTAGCAAAGAGCGAGAGGCTTGCAGTTCATGTATCAAATATAGCAAATCTGATTCTTTTTGCAGCGAAGGTTTTCGCCTCAGTCGAGAGCAGATCATTGGCAGTTATTGCCTCTACGATGGATTCCCTCTTGGATCTCTTATCAGGCTTCATCTTATGGTTCACTGCCTATGCCATGAAAACCCCAAACCATTATCACTATCCTATTGGAAAGAATCGTATGCAACCAGTGGTATGCCGATCTAAATCTTCTGCTCTCTTTTACATTTTTGTGTTTCAAGTATCAAAGGCCCTAAAATTATAAGCAATTCTCTATGTTAATTATATAAGTCTGAACAAATGCAGGGTATCATTGTTTTTGCATCTGTAATGGCAACTCTTGGATTGCAAATCTTAATAGAATCCATTCGGCAACTCATTGCAAAGGTATAAGTTCCCCCTTCTTTTAGTGAGTTCAGCATGTATGTATTCATATTTCTCCCCTGTATTTCTATTAGTTGCATTTCCAGCATGCagaaaaggaagatgaaaactATGTCTACTTTTTGTTGGAATTTCTAATTCATATATCCATATCTAAGTATGTCTATCAATATGTTATACAAATACTAGCTCATTTATATAAGTTGTACAGCCACTTTGAGCTTGTCTTTAATCAGAATTCCAAGATCGTGctagttgttgttgttgttgtttttttttttttttttttttttttttttttttttttcagagacATATTATCATATTTAACAATTTTCTAGTAAGGCTTATTATGTATGAAATAGTTCTAGtaatcattataaatataaCTGATTTCATCTTGTAATTTAACTTTTTGGTTACAGGTTGGGCCTGAAATGAATGGTGTTCAGGAGAAATGGATGATAGGGATAATGGTATCAGTCACAATAGTGAAGTTCTGCCTCATGGTCTATTGTCGAAGATTCAAGAATGAAATTGTTCGAGCCTATGCACAAGATCATTTCTTTGATGTCGTTACTAATTCGGTTGGTTTAGTAGCAGCTGTTTTAGCTGTCCGATTTGCCTGGTGGATTGATCCAACTGGAGCCATAGTAGTAAGTTCCTTTAGCAATAAGAATTTCCCTTTTTCTCTTGCCTCATGTTTGGAACTAGGAAATTCatttaagaaacaaaaagaagaagataaaggacataaaacttttaaatgtcTCTGTGGTAACACAAATTTCTAAAACATATAGATTCTGTTATCATTTAGATGTTAACCAAGTCAAGAAAACTATAATCCCTCCTAgtctttttgcttttctttcatAGATCCCATACACCAAATAGTTTAGAAGCTTTTCGTACTCTGAATATTTTCCAGTGAAGCAATTGTCCAATTTGTTGACATGTTCATTTTTTGAATCTATAATGCAGATTGCGTTATATACAATGAATACATGGGCAAAAACAGTGCTCGAGAATGTCCATTCGCTCATTGGAAGAACAGCTCCTCCAGATTTTCTAGCGAAGTTGACATACTTAATATGGAACCACCATGAAGCGATAAAGCACATTGACACAGTAAGAGCTTACACATTTGGTTCTCACTACTTTGTAGAGGTTGACATAGTTTTGCCAGAGAACATGCTTCTGAACCAGGCACATAATATTGGTGAGTTACTCCAAGAGAAGCTAGAGCAACTCCCTGAAGTCGAACGAGCTTTCGTGCATATTGATTTCGAATACACTCACAGGCCAGAGCACAAGGCCAAGGTTTGATGAATTTTGTGAGCCGAGCAACCAAGAGCTCTCTGCCTTTCACTGCAATAACAAAAGGTGTTGAAATAAgttactatatgtatatatatatatgtatacatattcttttttttttattttcttgtaagGCAAAATAGATGAAGGGATCATGTAATAACTAGAATCCGAACACACTGTCCTTTAACTATTTCTAATCAATATTTATGTACATTTtctcatcttccttttaaaccCATTTGATTGATTTCCCTCTTAAAAGTGTTTTTGAATCATATTGGAAGATTTCCAAAGATATTCTAAATTTGTTTCTAATCAACCAAGAATAGTGGCTGAATTTATGCCAACCCTTCCATCTTTGCTTGTGTGTTTTTTGATTGTTTCAGGGAAGAATTTTGCgtctatatttatatagaacTATCCAAAAACACGTAATAAATTGCGTACTTCCACAAGTGATTGTCATGAAACATGTAGGTACTAAAATATAAAACTCAGCACAGAATTCCATAATTCTTCGggaaaatagattttatttatttacttttttttggggaatctgggaaatcaaaaagaagaaaagggatgaattgaaaaatagcaaaaagagAGGTATCCAAAGAAGAGTGTGCTTTTCTTGGTTAATAGATCCTTGGATGGATGAAAAGGGGGTTAAAAGAATATCCTTGAGGAATGCCTTCAAGGGAGAGGGACATATTCTTCACCCTTCTTGACGTGCCGAATGGCCTTAACCTTATCATTTTAAACTCTTCCATGCACGTGTCTGTCGGTCAAAGGCAATGAACGTACCTAGTGGCCAAACAGCCCTTAGACTCTCTGCTCTTCAAATTTGTGTATTGGCTCACCCTAAGAAAGTTCTTCTCGATTTTTCAactaggattatttatgatgtttgaaaattaagaaaaggaaaaaaaatatatatatatatatatatatttatatatatcatccATCTACTATGCCAGACATTTTTATCATGCGGATGTGTATGAacatcacaaaaataataatttttaaaaaaatcataattaatattatcatacaaatataatattgacGATGATTTTGTCTTTACACACATTTGCAAGATAAAAACATGCGAATGTCTgttttataaaatctttatatatatatatatatatacacaaacatatacatataaaatgaaagaatattaaattaattattgttctcttcatttttaatttaaaatagtgaACTACTGAGTTTAATTTATCCAAAGCTACGTGAggtacaatatttatataaaataataatgacaataagaatgaaaaaaataacaattagtaaggtacaattt
Proteins encoded:
- the LOC107412755 gene encoding metal tolerance protein 9 translates to MEMSCRSSPAVSSSPANDDMNRREPLLSPSPSPEVDMAADKGSWRLDLNEFRLPERSPAHDDRCNSVVTLRRLLRTPRKQYKVAEYYKKQERLLEGFNEMETMTEMGGLPDGPTEDEMKQLAKSERLAVHVSNIANLILFAAKVFASVESRSLAVIASTMDSLLDLLSGFILWFTAYAMKTPNHYHYPIGKNRMQPVGIIVFASVMATLGLQILIESIRQLIAKVGPEMNGVQEKWMIGIMVSVTIVKFCLMVYCRRFKNEIVRAYAQDHFFDVVTNSVGLVAAVLAVRFAWWIDPTGAIVIALYTMNTWAKTVLENVHSLIGRTAPPDFLAKLTYLIWNHHEAIKHIDTVRAYTFGSHYFVEVDIVLPENMLLNQAHNIGELLQEKLEQLPEVERAFVHIDFEYTHRPEHKAKV